GGCATCTGTAGAACTAAAAAATACGCCGCGTATACTCACAATTCATATACAAAAAGCCAAATATGACGCAATTATTAGGCATAAGAATGTTGTACTTTGTCCAAGTTCTGATCAATTGGTCTGCAATACGAATTGGGATAACCGCGTAATCAGCTTTGTAGATAATAACCGTAATCTACAGCATGATTTAAATGAAGAATTATTGACCTCTATAGATCTTAACCATCACTACGGTTCTATGAAATTACAACGTTTTGGAAAAAAACAAAATAGTATTATTTTTCAAGGTAGTTCTGGATTACCCATCGAGTCGAATGGCAGTTTTATCTATTGTTCTTATGACCAGCTTAAAAACTTTAAATTAATTCTTAGCAAAATGGGCCATGTGCGCTTAGAAGAGCTTAAAAATTGTTAGAACTCTACAGTCTAATGCAGAAGCTAACCCGTTCTTCATTTTGCAATATACTGCTTAGGTTTTAAACATTTCTTATTTTGAGATTAAGAACAATCGGAGATTACAACAATGACTGACATCGTAATTGTTAATGGTGCTCGTACTGCTATGGGTGGTTTTCAAGGATCACTATCAGGACTAACTGCTCCTGAACTAGGAGCAGTAACAATTAAAGAAGCAATCGCACGAGCAGGTTTACAGCCTACAGATGTCGAAGAAGTCATTATGGGTTGCGTATTACCAGCGGGTTTAAAGCAAGGCCCTGCTCGTCAAGCCATGCGTAAAGCAGGTTTACCTGATTCAACAGGAGCTGTGACAATTAATAAACTTTGTGGTTCAGGCATGAAGGCGGTAATGCAAGCGGCTGATATGATTAAAGCAGGAAGTGCTGAAATTGTAGTTGCCGGTGGTATGGAGTCGATGACCAATGCGCCTTATGTCTTACCCAAAGCACGTGCGGGATACCGTATGGGCCACGGTGAAATTAAAGAC
The window above is part of the Acinetobacter baumannii genome. Proteins encoded here:
- a CDS encoding GspH/FimT family pseudopilin gives rise to the protein MFKSPGFTTVELTITLVILVIMSVIAIPLYHQFMASVELKNTPRILTIHIQKAKYDAIIRHKNVVLCPSSDQLVCNTNWDNRVISFVDNNRNLQHDLNEELLTSIDLNHHYGSMKLQRFGKKQNSIIFQGSSGLPIESNGSFIYCSYDQLKNFKLILSKMGHVRLEELKNC